The DNA sequence CCGCCTTCATCGGCCTCCTCATGCTCGTCGGAATCTCGGTCAAAAACGGCATCTTGCTGGTGGATTACACCAACCAACTCCGCGCCCGTGGCATCGACCGTCACGATGCGCTTCTTACCGCAGGACCAACCCGTCTCCGCCCGATTCTCATGACCTCGCTCTGCGCGATCCTCGGCATGGCTCCGCTCGCTCTCGGAATCGGCACCGGCTCCGAACTCTACGTCCCGCTAGCTACTGCCGTCATGGGCGGCCTCGCAACCTCGACCATCCTCACCCTATTCGTCATCCCCGCCGTTTACACCATCTTCGACGACATCAAAGCCAAGTACTACGCGAGAAAAGAAGCGAAGTAAAACAGGCTTCAGGCTTCAGCAACAAAACTCTGATCACAGTTTACAGCTCTCGGTTCGCGGTTCTCGGCTAGAAGCTGGTGGCTAGAAGCTAAAAGCTCGCAGCTAAATCCTCACTGCCCATACGTCGTGTGATACCGATTCCACCACTTGTCCACTTCCGCCTGATCGATCGGCACCACCGACCCGATCTGCATCCCCAAGTGGACCGTCTTCGCCACATCCTCGACCATGATCGCCGCCTTCAGCGCTCCCGAAACCGACGTCCCCCACGCAAACACGCCGTGGTTGCCAAGCAAAATCGCCGGGCCGCGCCCGCGATACTTCAAAATCCCTTCGCCGATATGATCGCCTTCGTTGTCGATATACGGCGCGCACGGAATCTCGCCGCCAAATTCGTCCGAAATCGCCGTTAGACAACAAGGAATCGACTTATGCACCGCCGCAAACGCCGTCGCATAGTTGCTATGGGTGTGCACCACCGACCGCAATTCCGGCATGTTCCGATACAGGAACAGGTGATGCGGCAGGTCCACGCTCGGCTTCGCCTGGCCCGGCGCAACCTCGCCCGTCGCCAAGTCCACCGCCACCAGATTCTCCGGTGTGATCCGCTCGTAATCCATTCCGCTCGGCTTGATCACGACCTTTCCCGACACCGGGTCGTAGCCGCTCACATTACCCGAGTGCATCGTCACCAGACCCGCCTTCGGCAACATCTGGTTGCCCCAGCACACCTGCTCGCGAAGCAGATGAAGGCTCAACCAACCACCTCTCGGCGAATTTCCAACAGGTCCTTCATCACTCGGCTGAGGTCAGCCGTATGGCCGGCCACCCCAAACGAGTCGTGTAACAGCGAATAAAGCTCGTAGAGCCGGTTGTACACCGCTACGCCATCGGTCCTCGGCTGGTACACAACGTCCTTATAGCCGGTCATCACCTCTGCTGCCTCCAGCACCGAGCCGTGAACGCCCGCCGCAACCGACGCCATCACCGCCGAGCCTAAAGCACACGTCTGCGCCGACCGGCTAATCCGAATCGGTCGCCCCAGCACGTCGGAGTAGATCTGCATCGTCAGCGGGCTCTTCTCGCCAATCCCGCCGCACACCACGACCTCTTTCACCGCCACGCCATACTCCTCGATCCGCTCGATGATCTTCCGCGAACCGTACGCCGTCGCCTCGATCAGCGCTCGATAAATCTCTCCCGCCGTCGTATGCAGAGTCTGACCCACGATCACCCCCGTCAAAAGCGGGTCAACCAGAATCGTACGGTTGCCGTTATTCCAGTCCAGCGCCAACAGACCAGACTCGCCCGGCTTCAAGTCGTCCGCCTCGTCGGTCAAGCTATCATGTGAGCCGTTCCCGAGGTGCTCCACGCACCAATTGAACAGGTCACCGACCGCCGATTGCCCGGCCTCGATGCCCATAAAGCCCGGCACCACCGAGCCCGGCACGATGCCGCAGACGCCCGGAATGTCCGGCGTATCCGAGCCGCCGATCATGATGTCGCATGTGCTCGTGCCCATGATCTTCACGATCGTGCCCTCGCGGATGCCGCTTCCCACCGCGCCGAGGTGCGCATCGAACGCCCCCACCGCGACCGGAATCCCCGCCGGCAAGCCCGTCGCCTGCGCATGTTCGTCCAAAAGCTGTCCGGCCACCTGGTCGGCCGTCAAAGTCGTCTCATAAAGTCGGTCGCGCAAAGATGCCAAGTCCGGGT is a window from the Armatimonadota bacterium genome containing:
- a CDS encoding ribulokinase; protein product: MAKYTLGVDYGTNSVRALVVDTSNGAEIGTSVWNYETGDAGVHEDHHDVHLARQNPADYLKGFVESVKGAIADAKKTAGFDVSQIVGIGVDTTGSTPIPVDADGVALALKPEFKGNLHAMAWLWKDHTGYAEAAEITQKAQSFPYLKKCGGTYSSEWFWSKILRCKRVAPDVFAAAHSWVELQDYVPAWLVGKSKPSDVPRGICAAGHKAMYHTEWGGLPSKEFLSQLDPDLASLRDRLYETTLTADQVAGQLLDEHAQATGLPAGIPVAVGAFDAHLGAVGSGIREGTIVKIMGTSTCDIMIGGSDTPDIPGVCGIVPGSVVPGFMGIEAGQSAVGDLFNWCVEHLGNGSHDSLTDEADDLKPGESGLLALDWNNGNRTILVDPLLTGVIVGQTLHTTAGEIYRALIEATAYGSRKIIERIEEYGVAVKEVVVCGGIGEKSPLTMQIYSDVLGRPIRISRSAQTCALGSAVMASVAAGVHGSVLEAAEVMTGYKDVVYQPRTDGVAVYNRLYELYSLLHDSFGVAGHTADLSRVMKDLLEIRREVVG